One Sparus aurata chromosome 5, fSpaAur1.1, whole genome shotgun sequence genomic window carries:
- the rnf180a gene encoding uncharacterized protein rnf180a gives MSSHAGASGVNGSGRVGGRGAEDASEDNSNNETYTPCLKALRQRSRCADTAGEGRSSGVEQLVRPSLPGRKAHKKTCNRRGWREGNQDRDEERQVVEHVGGRERGKQRQRKTERSETHGDGGQDAQGRGSAENSSSSNSDIQLNSTLEGGEGSNSQRGQTCLRPHSTGFTRIIPANINSQYPWPAMRSVSSALPQPNTQTRSTPSSRTAAGELHHHSFSSSREPDPFWVDVRRGAGTGRPSQSHHTHNQMHNPSFPSAERGEEEEEEEEEEEVDVEDGEEGGSGVMEVLSQSVTSAAVPPCVPFGERRMSKREKNRIKCLRRRQRRRERWRQSQLQESRQSSTGNPSSSSSEDDEDVSAGDREGYICAVCLDVYFSPYMCHPCNHIFCEPCLRTLAKNSPTNTPCPLCRTIITHVFFQKELNQTARTFFPKEYLSRKQNFQKASCAKWPLPSCRKLFRIFGGFQRQSSPMARRQFPHGGGYRLDAMDFEDDSRGWRFDMDMVIIYIYSVNWIIGFFIFCFLCYLFFPSF, from the exons ATGAGCTCCCATGCGGGCGCCTCTGGTGTCAACGGCTCAGGCAGAGTTGGAGGTCGCGGAGCCGAGGATGCCAGTGAAGACAACAGCAACAACGAGACTTACACCCCGTGTTTGAAGGCACTGAGACAGAGGTCGAGGTGTGCGGATACAGCTGGAGAGGGGAGGTCGAGCGGTGTGGAGCAGCTGGTGAGACCTTCCCTGCCGGGGAGGAAAGCGCACAAAAAGACCTGCAACagaagaggatggagagagggaaacCAGGACAGGGATGAAGAAAGACAAGTCGTTGAACACGTAGGAGGCAGGGAAAGAGGGAAACAAAGGCAGAGGAAGACTGAAAGAAGCGAGACTCATGGAGACGGTGGCCAGGACGCACAGGGAAGAGGAAGCGCCGAGAATTCATCTAGCAGTAATTCTGACATCCAGTTAAACAGCACATTGGAAGGTGGAGAAGGATCAAACTCGCAAAGGGGACAAACCTGTCTTAGACCGCACAGTACCGGCTTCACCCGAATCATCCCCGCCAATATAAACTCCCAGTATCCTTGGCCTGCAATGAGGTCCGTGTCTTCTGCTCTCCCTCAGCCTAACACTCAAACAAGATCCACACCTTCATCCAGGACTGCTGCAGGAGAGCTGCACCACCACTCCTTTAGCTCATCCAGAGAGCCAGATCCATTCTGGGTGGATGTGAGAAGAGGGGCGGGAACCGGACGACCATCGCAAAGCCATCACACTCACAATCAGATGCACAATCCATCTTTCCCTAGCGCAGAGcgcggagaagaagaagaggaagaggaggaagaagaagaggtggatGTGGAGGATGGCGAGGAAGGAGGCAGCGGTGTGATGGAGGTGCTGAGTCAAAGCGTGACCTCGGCAGCCGTGCCGCCTTGTGTTCCTTTTGGGGAGAGAAGGATGAGTAAAAGAGAGAAGAACAGGATTAAGTgtctgaggaggaggcagaggagaaggGAGAGGTGGAGACAGAGCCAACTGCAGGAGAGCCGACAG AGTTCAACAGGGAAcccatccagcagcagcagcgaggaTGACGAGGACGTGAGCGCCGGGGACAGGGAAGGTTACATCTGCGCAGTGTGTTTGGACGTGTACTTCAGTCCTTACATGTGTCACCCCTGCAACCACATCTTCTGTGAACCCTGTCTGAGGACACTGGCTAAGAACAGCCCCACCAACACCCCCTGCCCCCTCTGCAGAACAATCATCACACATGTCTTCTTCCAGAAGG AGCTAAACCAAACCGCAAGGACGTTCTTCCCAAAGGAGTACCTATCCCGGAAGCAGAACTTCCAGAAAGCGAGCTGCGCGAAGTGGCCACTGCCTAGCTGCAGAAAACTCTTCCGAATCTTTGGAG GCTTCCAGAGGCAGTCAAGTCCCATGGCCAGACGCCAGTTCCCCCACGGAGGAGGCTACCGCCTGGACGCCATGGACTTTGAGGACGACTCTCGGGGCTGGCGCTTTGACATGGACATGGTCATCATCTACATCTACTCAGTCAACTGGATTATTGGCTTCTTCATATTCTGCTTTCTTTGCtacctcttctttccttctttttga
- the htr1aa gene encoding 5-hydroxytryptamine (serotonin) receptor 1A a, with amino-acid sequence MDFVTASSNDSNATGGYPDEVDVVADWDAGENGTGSRSVPDLQLSYQIITSLLLAALILCSIFGNACVVAAIALERSLQNVANYLIGSLAVTDLMVSVLVLPMAALYQVLNKWTLGQEICDVFISLDVLCCTSSILHLCAIALDRYWAITDPIDYVNKRTPRRAAILISVTWLIGFSISIPPMLGWRSAEDRANPDACSISQDPGYTIYSTFGAFYIPLILMLVLYGRIFKAARFRIRKTVKKTEKTKVSDKCLTVSPAVFHKKTNGEAGGKGWRRGDESKPSSPCVNGAVKHGEEGESLEIIEVISNSKTHLPLPNTPQSSSHGYENMNEKNSGAKRKIALARERKTVKTLGIIMGTFIFCWLPFFIVALVLPFCAESCYMPDWLGAVINWLGYSNSLLNPIIYAYFNKDFQSAFKKIIRCKFHRA; translated from the coding sequence ATGGATTTTGTAACAGCGAGCAGCAACGACAGCAACGCGACCGGCGGTTACCCCGACGAGGTGGACGTGGTCGCCGACTGGGACGCGGGTGAGAATGGCACGGGGTCTAGGTCTGTACCGGACCTGCAGCTGAGTTACCAGATTATCACCTCTCTGCTCCTGGCGGCCCTCATCCTCTGCTCCATATTTGGCAATGCGTGCGTCGTGGCAGCCATCGCCCTGGAGAGATCACTCCAGAATGTGGCGAACTACCTGATTGGATCTCTGGCCGTGACTGACCTCATGGTGTCGGTGCTGGTTCTGCCGATGGCGGCCCTCTACCAGGTTTTGAACAAGTGGACACTGGGGCAAGAGATCTGTGATGTGTTCATCTCTCTGGATGTACTGTGCTGCACATCATCCATCCTGCATCTGTGCGCAATCGCCTTGGACAGGTACTGGGCCATAACAGACCCCATTGACTATGTAAATAAACGGACACCCAGGCGAGCTGCGATCCTGATTAGCGTCACCTGGCTAATTGGTTTCTCTATCTCTATTCCGCCTATGTTAGGCTGGAGAAGCGCCGAAGACAGGGCGAACCCCGACGCCTGCAGCATCAGCCAGGACCCGGGCTACACCATCTACTCCACGTTTGGGGCTTTTTACATCCCTCTCATCCTCATGCTCGTCCTGTACGGGCGAATATTCAAGGCCGCGCGGTTTCGGATTCGAAAGACGGTCAAGAAAACCGAGAAGACAAAAGTGTCGGACAAGTGCTTGACTGTGTCTCCGGCCGTCTTTCACAAGAAAACCAACGGGGAGGCCGGGGGCAAAGGCTGGAGGCGCGGCGACGAGTCCAAACCGAGCTCTCCGTGCGTAAACGGCGCGGTGAAGCACGGGGAGGAGGGCGAGTCGCTGGAGATCATAGAAGTTATCAGCAACTCCAAGACGCACCTGCCCCTGCCCAACACCCCGCAGTCCTCGTCGCACGGCTACGAGAACATGAACGAGAAGAACTCGGGGGCGAAGAGAAAGATCGCGCTGGCCAGGGAGCGCAAAACGGTGAAAACGCTGGGGATCATCATGGGGACCTTCATCTTCTGCTGGCTGCCCTTTTTCATCGTGGCGCTGGTGCTGCCTTTCTGCGCGGAGAGCTGCTACATGCCCGACTGGCTGGGCGCAGTCATAAACTGGCTGGGCTACTCCAACTCCCTCCTCAACCCCATCATTTATGCCTACTTCAACAAAGACTTCCAAAGTGCTTTCAAGAAGATAATAAGATGCAAATTCCACAGAGCGTGA